TGCTAGTATTCTAATTAGTTTCTTCATGACAATTCTATTTTTCATTATTCCCGGATACATTTTTATCTCAATAGGGTTATCGTTCCTTTTTTCGTTGCTTTGGTTCCGTCATTAAACTCAACTTCCAGGTAATACACATATACTCCATTTGGTTGCATTTCTCCCTTATAAGTACCATCCCAACCATTCTGAATGGTTAATGATTCGTACAGGAACTGCCCCCATTGGTTGTAAACTCGAAGTCTTAATTTGGCAATGGTATTTCCATATACATAGAATACATCATTTTTACCATCACCATTTGGCGTAAATGTATTCGGAACAAATATGTTGTTGCCCAAAGGATTCTCAGCCTTACCAGTAAAGGTGGTTGCATCACTCAACTGACAATCCAGCTGACCTTTAGCCCTTACCCGTATTGTTACTTGCTGATCTGGATTTAAACCTGCCACCAGGTGTGTTGTTCCTGCCGGACCCGAACTTGGCGATACCCATGTTAAACCGGCATCTGTAGAAACTTCATAAGCCGTAGCGCCGGGTACTGGAGCCCACGCAAAGGTGATGCTAGTTGCAGTAGTAAATTGTATAGAAACCACCGGTGCAGCAAGTCTGGTTAACACTGTAACAGTTACTGCAGTACGTGTACTGCTTGAGCAACCGGAAACCAAATTGACACTACCCACATAGTAAACCGTTGTTGCATTTAATGCCGGCACCGTAAAGCTATTTCCTTCGGCAAGTACTGTTCCACCTGTTTGAGCACTAAACCATACATACTTAAATGCAGGATCAGGATTATTAACCGTTAGCACAATTGTACTACCCGGACATACCGGATTACCCGCACCTGAAACCGTTGCCGGTGGATTTGGAAGTGCTCCTGCATTTACAACTACTGGTGTGCGAGAAGTACTGGTACAGTTTCCTGATTTGGCCTCTACATAATAAGTTGTAGTTGTCGTAGTAGCCGGCGGGGAAGTAAATGTCGCTCCAGAGCCTAACACATCTGTACTGGTAGCAGTAGCGTACCAATTGTACGTAACTCCAGCCACCACATTGGATACAGCTAATGTAGCACCGCTTCCAATACAGGTATTTACAGTGCCTAAGACTACTGAAGGTGGTTGTGGTCTATTGGTTACAGTTACAGTTATTTTAACTCTACCAGAAACACTGCCACAATTTGACGCATTGGTAGCCTGCAGATAATAATCTACATTAGCATTAAGTGGACCAGTGGTATACGAAATACCAGTATTTAATAAAGTACCACCCACTGCTGCTGTATACCATTCGTAAGTAATTCCTGCTTGTGGATTTTGAACAGTTAATATCGTAGCATCTCCAGAACAAACTGTTGGATTTGCTGGGCCAATGATCGGTACATTTGGCACCGGATTAACGGTAACCGTCACCATTTTGGCTGACCCTGGTAAGTTTTCACAAACACCATCACCACTTACAGTTACATAATACCTTGTAGTAGTGATTAGGATAGGCGTAGTTACATTTGTTCCTCTAAAGGCTACATCGGTCAATCCAGCATCACGATACCAGGTAAATACTGCGTTATTTACAGTACCACTGCTTACAGTAAGTGCGGCTGTTTGTCCCGAGCAAATGGTTTGATCAGCTGAAATAATATCTTTCACCTCACCATTTCTGGTTACAGTAACTGTAACCACTTTTGCAGTATTCATATCATTAGCACACACACCAGTTCCGCTAACCGTTACATAATACTTAGTAGTTAGTGTAAGTGCAGGCGTAGTAAAATTAGGGCCTTCAAATGCAAGGTCAGTTAGCGAAGCATCGCGATACCATTTAAATACAGGTAAAGGTACAGCGCTGCTAGCGCTAAGTATTGCTGCAGTTCCCGAACAGATAGTTTTATCTGCAAGGGTAATATCAGATGCTACACCATTTCTATTTACCGTTACGGTTACTACTTTCGCATTTGCAGCATCATTCGCACATACATCATTCGCGCTTACAGTAACATAGTATTTGGTGGTAACTGTTAGTGCTGGTGTAGTAAATGAACTACTTCTTACTGCAAGATCGGCAAGTGCCGCGTCACGATACCAACTAAACACCGCATTGTTTAATGTGCTCGAAGCAGTTAAAACTACAGCGGTACCCGAGCAAGTGGATTTGTCGGCTGCAACAATATCAGCTGCTGTTCCATTGCGGTTTACTGTAACCGTAACAACTTTAGCCGATGCTGCGTTGTTGGCACAAGTACCATCACCGCTAACAGTTACATAATATTTAGTAGTTGCGGTAAGCGCATCTGTAGTAAATGAGGCTCCTGCAAAAGGTACATCCGTTAATAATGGATCTTTGTACCATCTAAATACTGGAGTGGTCACCGTTGTACTTGTTGCATTTAATGTAGCTATTGAGCCTGCACATATGGTCTTGTCTGTAATAACAATATCCGAAGCAACTGAATTACGATTCACTGTTACAGTAACAATCTTAGCTGACGATGCATCATTAGCGCAGGTATTTGGTCCATTTACAACTACATAATACTTAGTAGTTGCAGTTAATGCATCAGTAGTAAAGTTAGCCCCTACAAACGGGATATCTTTTAAAGCCGGATCTTTATACCAGCTAAATGTAGCTCCTGAAATAGATGGCGCAGTAGCATTTAATGTTGCTTTGGTACCTGAACAAATTGTTACATCGTTTACAATAATATCTGTTGGCAATGCATTTGATTGAACAATGAGTGTAATTTTTGTTCTGGTCGAATTGGTACAGCTATTTGCATTGACCGCTTCAACATAGTAGTCATAAGTGCCTACTGCCAGGTTTGCAGCCGTAGTATAGTTAGTGTTATTAGTTACCAGCTGATTTCCACCAACTGCAGCATCGAACCAGTTAAATACCACACCGCTTACAGGTTTTACGCTTAAAGTAACCGGGGTATTGATACATGTTGTTACCGGGCTAACCATATTGGCAACAGGAGGCAATGGCAATGGTAATATGGTTACCGCTACTTTTACCCTTCTGCTTTCGCATCCGTTTCTTGCAGCAGTAACAAAGAAATCATAAGTACCCGCAGCCAAAGTAGCAGGCGTTGCATAGGTAGTGCCCTCTGCCATAAACGTAGCTCCCTGGTACCATCTGTAAGTGACATTTGCCTGAGGGTTTGTAACCGACAATACTGCCGATGATCCCTGACATGCACCTGCGGTTTGTGCAAAAACAGTTGGAGCGGCTAATACACGCTGTGCATAATTCACATCTATAGAAGTAAAGGCTCCTAAAAGTCCGGAGTTTAATTTTACTTCGACAGCATCAAATTGTTTTGTTGGCACAAAAGTTAATAAAGCCTGTGTACCATTACTCAAGAGTTCAAGATTGATGAATGAGCTGGAAATCATCATTGCATCACCATTGCTTACATTATTATTGTAAGTTGTCAGTTCAAGTGAAGGTAATGCCGCTAGTGAAAGTACTTTACCAGGTGAGGTAATCAGTACCCGGACTGTATCACCTACATTAGATAAACCGTTAAAACCTAATCGTTGGTAAACATAAGCGTTTAATAAACCAACTGGGATTACCAGTGATGATGCTGTTGCAGCATCCTGATCAATCGCCAATCCGGGATTATATACATCGGCAAGCAGATTTACGCCAACAACTCCACTTTCTTGTTTACTTGCACCTTCGCAAGGAACAGGTAAAACCGGGCCATCAAAAGCTGTTACGGTAACCGACGCTCTTGTTAACGTACTACAACCCGAAGGAGCGGTACCCTCTACAAAATAAGTAACTGTACCTGGCTGAGTCTGTGCCGGAGCGATAAAAGTTGAACCTGTATACAACAATGTACCCCCTACTGCAGCATCGTACCAGTTAAATGTAACACCTGCGGTGCTGGATGTTGCTGTTAAAACAGCTTTCACCCCAACTTTTACTGTAATAGAAGGCGGGGTAATTACCGGTATATCTAATGAACCGACATTAATAGTCGCTATGGTAGGGTCAGAAGCTACATCACAACTGTTTACAGCAGTTACTGAATAAGTTGTTGATATCTGAATGTTAGTTATTGTAAATGATATTCCATCTTTACCGGCAATATAATTGTTACCGCTATCATACCATTTATAGGTGACTCCTACAACCGGGTTTTTTACCGTTAAAATCACATTATTACCAGCACAAGTATTGATAACTGGAGCTTCCAGCGCAGGGGCTGCCGGTTTAGGTGTTACCGTTACATTAATTAAAGTTTTGTAACTTAAACATCCCGAAGCATTGTTAGCCGAAACATAATATTTTGTATTTGCAGTAAGATTAGGTGTTATATAAGAACTGCCTTCAAACTTAAATGTTCCGGTTTCATCATACCATTTATAGGTTATCCCTGCCAGAGGATTAAGCACTGATAAGGTCAATGGTTTTGTTGCACAGCCGGCAACATTAGCCGAAGCCACATCCGGTGCTTTAATGATACGCTGCGCGTAGTCTAAATCGACTGATGTAAGCAAGGTTGCTACTCCGCCATTCAAACGTACCTCTACCTGATCAAACGGACTAGTCGGAACAAAAGTAAGTAGCACAGTTGTATTTCCGCTTAATAACTGCAGATCTATAAGATTATTGGTCAATAACATTGGATCGTTATTGCTGACATTGTTCTTGTAAGTAGTAATGGTAATTCCTCCTAAAAGCCCCAATGAAAGTAATTTACCTGGTGTAGACAATTGAACACGCACGGTATCCCCTACATGAGAAAGCCCATTGAACCCAACACGCTGATATACTGAGCCACCTAGTAGACCTACTGGAAGCACCAATGATGATCCGGTTTTAGTATCATTATCGATTGCTAGCTCTGGATTAAACACCCCAGCTAATAATCCAAGACCATCAACTCCATTCGTTTCAGTTATAGCACCCTCGCATGGTACCGGATTTGGCACCCCGCCATTGTCTACATTAATGGTCACCTGCACCCGGCTAGAAGCTGCACAACCAGTTATGGTAGATACAGCTTCAAGGTAATAGGTAGTTGTAACCGTTAATGGAGCGGTTACGTATGTAGGGCCGGTGTGTAAAGATGTACTAGCATTGGCTGAACCATACCAGTTAAATATAATATTGGCTTCTGTTGATGAAGCATTGAGTATTGCTGTTTGTCCCGGACTAACAGTTGTTGCCGAAGCCTGAACTTGTGGCAAGTTTGGAAGCGGGTTTACAATAACTGTAGCGGCAGTACGACTCGCACTTGAACAGCTTCCATTAGCAGCTTCAACATAATAGGTGGTTGTAACATTTAATGCTCCCGCATTAAATACCGGTCCTTCAAATACAGACGCTCCCCCTGCTGCTACGGTGTACCACCTATAGGTTGTTCCTGCGCCAGGATTGCTTACTGACAATACAGCTACCGATCCGGCACATACAGGATTAACAGTTGCCAATGCCGGAGCATTAGGTGCGGTAGTCACAATAACAGTAACCGGCACCCTATTTGCATTCGCACAACCATTTTTGCTAACTTCAATGTAAAAAGTAGTATTTGCGGTTAAGGCTACAGGTGTTGTAAAGGTTGCCCCGGTGGCAAGTGCAGTACCTCCGGTTGCCGAAGCATACCATTTTAATGTGGTGCCACCATTTGCTATCGCATTTAATGTCGTAGTACTACCCGAACAAATGGTTTTGCCTGTAGCCGAAACTGTTGGATTAGGATAAATAATCTCTGCCCCATAAATGTTTAAATTACTTAATGCAGAAACCAATGCGCCAAAGCGTATTTCAACCCGATCATATACCCCACCTGCTGCAAAGGTTGCTTTAAATCGGGTTCCTGTCAACAGTTGAAGGTTAATCAATGATTCATTTAAAGCATGTGGTGTCCCCACTACAGTATTACCATTCATTAAAGTAATGGTAATATTTCCCAATAGGCTCAGATCAGCCAGACCTACTGGTGTAGCAAGATCCAGACGTATACTATCGGTAGCTGAACCCGGAGCAGCAAATATCAATCGTTGATAACCTGTAGAACCAACGCCTACAACCAGATTAATCCTGGTAAAATTATCTGGATCTGCATCTGTAGAATTGCCTGGATCAACAACTGCACATAATGCACAAATTCCATCAATTCCGGATTGCTGACTAATGGCAGCATTACATTTAGTGTTTACCGGCAGATTGGTTACTGTAACCTTAACTGCTACCCTACCGACACTAACACAGCCTAATGTATTTTCTGTTTCCACATAATAGGTTGTTGTAGTCGTTAAGGCAGGCGTGGTATAGCTGGTCCCTGTAAAAAATGCTGTGCCTCCTGTTGGTGCAGTATACCATTTTGCAACACTTCCGCCAGTTGTGTTAACTAACAGTGTTGCAGTTTGGCCAGTACTGATCGTTTCATTCGAAGTGATTACATTAGCTGGATCAGGAGCAGCATTAATGGTTACATTTACAGCTGTCCTGCTGCTCACAGCGGTACCTGAAACGGCCTCTACATAATAAGTTGTATTCGCACTTAAAGACCCTGTAGTGTAAGTTGTTCCTGTAAATATTGGCGTATTCCCGGTTGAGCCATACCAGTTATAATTCACTCCGGATTGCGAATTAGATACCGACAAAGTTGCCGTTGAGCCACTACAAGTAGTAGCTGCAGCAACAACAGGAGCATTTACATCTACCACAATCGTATAATCTGTAGAAGTGCTCAGGTCATTTTTATCTTTTGCCATAACTGTTACGGTAAAAGTACCTCCTGATAATGGTGTACCTTTTATTTCGCGGGTAGCAGGGTTAAATGTTAATCCCGGAGGCAAGCCAATTGCGGTATAAGTATATGGTGAGGTGCCACCACTAACGCCAGGTAAAACCTGAGTTGGATAAGCTGTACCCACCACCCCATGTGGTAATGTAGCCGATGGAAGTGTAAGCTCTCCATTTACTTTTATCGTATAAATCTGGTTGGCAGCAGTTCCATCCGCATCCGTTACCTTCACACTTACATTATATGAACCCGATTGTGTTGGCGTTCCTGAGATCTGAAGTGTTGCCGGATTAAAAGTTAATCCCGGAGGAAGGTTATTACCTTGATAGGTATATGGACCAGTTCCACCTGTAGCACCCGTAAGCGTTTGTGTCGCATAAACAGTTCCCACTGTTCCATCCGGCAATGATTTTGCAGGCAACAACAATGGATCTTTCACCAATATGCTATAATTAGCAGTCATTGTTTTCCCTTCGGTGTCGGTAACGGTAACCGGAATTGGATATGTTCCGGATTGGGTAGGTGTACCCTTTATTTCGCGCGTAACCGGATCAAAAGTTAATCCCGGAGGCAATACTCCATTTGGTACGCTATAGGTATAAGAACCACTTCCTCCGGTAGCCGGCGGGATTGTTTGAGTTGGGTAGACTACATTCACCGTACCGTTTGAAAGTGGTACAGTAGCCAATACCAGCGGATCTCTTACCACGATGGTATATTTTTGAGTAATGGTGTTTCCGTTTGCATCGGTAACCGTTACAGGAATATCATAAGTTCCTTTTTGTGTAGGCGTACCTTTTATTTCTCTGGTTAGCGGGTCAAAAGTTAATCCCGGAGGCAGAGCGCCGGGAGGTACTGCATAAATATAAGGGCCGGTTCCACCAGTAGCTTGTGGAACTGTCTCCGGTGGATAAACCGTTCCAACTGTTCCGTTAGGCAATACTTTTGTTGGAATAGACAAGGCCGCAGTTATCGTTAAGCTAAAATTAGCGGTTACCGAACAACCTTTACTATCTGTAGCTGCAACAATGAATGGAAAAACACCCGAAGCTGCTGGTGTACCAGCGATCCCTCCAGTGGTAGACAATGTTAAACCAGTTGGCAGTGGGGTACTCCCCGGCGCTAAAGCATATGTAAATGCTGGTGTTCCTCCTGTAGCACCATTAATTTGTTTAAAGTAAGGCGCTGTAAGCGATGCATTGCTTAATATGGTGGTCGAAAAATTTATCTGAGGATTTACAGTAACTATAACTGGTACCCTTACAGATTCTTCTGTACAACCGGTAGTTCTTGCAGCAACATAATAAGTTGTAGTAGCCGTTAAGGCAGGTGTAGTATAAACACCATTATAAGTCCTGGTGGCCAACAAATTACCATCTACTGGTGCATCGTACCAAAGTAAATCATTTGTAGCTAATGTTGTCGCAG
This is a stretch of genomic DNA from Candidatus Pedobacter colombiensis. It encodes these proteins:
- a CDS encoding putative Ig domain-containing protein, translated to MKRTSTLFNSFKKYLFLVSFISLTLAASKLDGQTRVYANSVNSTANVTNPDNAKSNNESTFARVNSNAGLALGLGAFQGELELIFPTKVLAGKTSYIRINVNDPDLLNTLLGGSLGNLLANVVGTVVLGNRYFETGARMGQGSGNNVISANSSTPFATDNIKIIKDAKGYFYIAITPQKDYDRVYVKDFTNAVVGLGASSYTDVYYAFHGEGTDPCAQGFATSFEGNGISLDLLKLGQAGVKNMERAIDADRTNYSQLSLGVVGVGSDVSQVIYFETLSKSTDEFNVKIQAAQALLDLGLANNIKLTAYNGSTAVYQANLNTLLNLDLLGLLKTGVPVAVPFAPGVPFDRVKVTFSSLVAVGLTQTFNLYGVTRSAARPTFVAPASNTVTTCYGTGANLTATTLATNDLLWYDAPVDGNLLATRTYNGVYTTPALTATTTYYVAARTTGCTEESVRVPVIVTVNPQINFSTTILSNASLTAPYFKQINGATGGTPAFTYALAPGSTPLPTGLTLSTTGGIAGTPAASGVFPFIVAATDSKGCSVTANFSLTITAALSIPTKVLPNGTVGTVYPPETVPQATGGTGPYIYAVPPGALPPGLTFDPLTREIKGTPTQKGTYDIPVTVTDANGNTITQKYTIVVRDPLVLATVPLSNGTVNVVYPTQTIPPATGGSGSYTYSVPNGVLPPGLTFDPVTREIKGTPTQSGTYPIPVTVTDTEGKTMTANYSILVKDPLLLPAKSLPDGTVGTVYATQTLTGATGGTGPYTYQGNNLPPGLTFNPATLQISGTPTQSGSYNVSVKVTDADGTAANQIYTIKVNGELTLPSATLPHGVVGTAYPTQVLPGVSGGTSPYTYTAIGLPPGLTFNPATREIKGTPLSGGTFTVTVMAKDKNDLSTSTDYTIVVDVNAPVVAAATTCSGSTATLSVSNSQSGVNYNWYGSTGNTPIFTGTTYTTGSLSANTTYYVEAVSGTAVSSRTAVNVTINAAPDPANVITSNETISTGQTATLLVNTTGGSVAKWYTAPTGGTAFFTGTSYTTPALTTTTTYYVETENTLGCVSVGRVAVKVTVTNLPVNTKCNAAISQQSGIDGICALCAVVDPGNSTDADPDNFTRINLVVGVGSTGYQRLIFAAPGSATDSIRLDLATPVGLADLSLLGNITITLMNGNTVVGTPHALNESLINLQLLTGTRFKATFAAGGVYDRVEIRFGALVSALSNLNIYGAEIIYPNPTVSATGKTICSGSTTTLNAIANGGTTLKWYASATGGTALATGATFTTPVALTANTTFYIEVSKNGCANANRVPVTVIVTTAPNAPALATVNPVCAGSVAVLSVSNPGAGTTYRWYTVAAGGASVFEGPVFNAGALNVTTTYYVEAANGSCSSASRTAATVIVNPLPNLPQVQASATTVSPGQTAILNASSTEANIIFNWYGSANASTSLHTGPTYVTAPLTVTTTYYLEAVSTITGCAASSRVQVTINVDNGGVPNPVPCEGAITETNGVDGLGLLAGVFNPELAIDNDTKTGSSLVLPVGLLGGSVYQRVGFNGLSHVGDTVRVQLSTPGKLLSLGLLGGITITTYKNNVSNNDPMLLTNNLIDLQLLSGNTTVLLTFVPTSPFDQVEVRLNGGVATLLTSVDLDYAQRIIKAPDVASANVAGCATKPLTLSVLNPLAGITYKWYDETGTFKFEGSSYITPNLTANTKYYVSANNASGCLSYKTLINVTVTPKPAAPALEAPVINTCAGNNVILTVKNPVVGVTYKWYDSGNNYIAGKDGISFTITNIQISTTYSVTAVNSCDVASDPTIATINVGSLDIPVITPPSITVKVGVKAVLTATSSTAGVTFNWYDAAVGGTLLYTGSTFIAPAQTQPGTVTYFVEGTAPSGCSTLTRASVTVTAFDGPVLPVPCEGASKQESGVVGVNLLADVYNPGLAIDQDAATASSLVIPVGLLNAYVYQRLGFNGLSNVGDTVRVLITSPGKVLSLAALPSLELTTYNNNVSNGDAMMISSSFINLELLSNGTQALLTFVPTKQFDAVEVKLNSGLLGAFTSIDVNYAQRVLAAPTVFAQTAGACQGSSAVLSVTNPQANVTYRWYQGATFMAEGTTYATPATLAAGTYDFFVTAARNGCESRRVKVAVTILPLPLPPVANMVSPVTTCINTPVTLSVKPVSGVVFNWFDAAVGGNQLVTNNTNYTTAANLAVGTYDYYVEAVNANSCTNSTRTKITLIVQSNALPTDIIVNDVTICSGTKATLNATAPSISGATFSWYKDPALKDIPFVGANFTTDALTATTKYYVVVNGPNTCANDASSAKIVTVTVNRNSVASDIVITDKTICAGSIATLNATSTTVTTPVFRWYKDPLLTDVPFAGASFTTDALTATTKYYVTVSGDGTCANNAASAKVVTVTVNRNGTAADIVAADKSTCSGTAVVLTASSTLNNAVFSWYRDAALADLAVRSSSFTTPALTVTTKYYVTVSANDVCANDAANAKVVTVTVNRNGVASDITLADKTICSGTAAILSASSAVPLPVFKWYRDASLTDLAFEGPNFTTPALTLTTKYYVTVSGTGVCANDMNTAKVVTVTVTRNGEVKDIISADQTICSGQTAALTVSSGTVNNAVFTWYRDAGLTDVAFRGTNVTTPILITTTRYYVTVSGDGVCENLPGSAKMVTVTVNPVPNVPIIGPANPTVCSGDATILTVQNPQAGITYEWYTAAVGGTLLNTGISYTTGPLNANVDYYLQATNASNCGSVSGRVKITVTVTNRPQPPSVVLGTVNTCIGSGATLAVSNVVAGVTYNWYATATSTDVLGSGATFTSPPATTTTTTYYVEAKSGNCTSTSRTPVVVNAGALPNPPATVSGAGNPVCPGSTIVLTVNNPDPAFKYVWFSAQTGGTVLAEGNSFTVPALNATTVYYVGSVNLVSGCSSSTRTAVTVTVLTRLAAPVVSIQFTTATSITFAWAPVPGATAYEVSTDAGLTWVSPSSGPAGTTHLVAGLNPDQQVTIRVRAKGQLDCQLSDATTFTGKAENPLGNNIFVPNTFTPNGDGKNDVFYVYGNTIAKLRLRVYNQWGQFLYESLTIQNGWDGTYKGEMQPNGVYVYYLEVEFNDGTKATKKGTITLLR